GCAAATCCACTTTTAGCGAAAGTGGGTGCTTATTTTCATGATATTGGAAAACTGCTTAAACCTGAATATTATTCCGAAAATGAGGCTTACGGGAAAAGTTTTCATCAGGGATTAAACCCGAGTATGAGCAGCTTAATTATATTGTCTCATGTTAAAGACGGTGCGGATCTCGCTCGTAAATATAAGTTGCCAAAAGTTATTACTGATATTTTACAGGAGCACCACGGGACAAGTCTCGTATATTATTTTTATAAAAAAGCTGAAAGTATCGCAACGGAAGGAGATATTGTTGAAGAAGAGAGTTATCGCTATAAAGGCCCTAAGCCGCATTCAAAGGAATCCGGGATTGTTCTTTTTGCTGATGCTATTGAAGCAGCCTCACGTTCAATAGATAAACCGACTCCTTCGAGATTAGAAAATCTTATAAAAGAGATTATTAATAATAAAATAAATGATGAACAGCTTGATGAATGCGATCTGACACTCAAGGAAATTAACACCATAGCTGAAACATTTCTGCGAGTTCTTGTTGCAATATATCATTCACGCATTAAATATCCGAAAGAAGAAAACAGTGAAAAGCATGATGACAAAAAATCGGATAAAGAAATAGATTTTAAAATAATACAGAGTGAGTGTTAAATGGTAAGAAAAAATATTATAATAAAAAACATTCAAAGATTTGCACGTATGAATTCGGTTTTACTGCAAAAAGTCATTTCATTTGTTTTGGACAAAGAAAAGATTAAGGATAAAGAGCTGACACTGCTTCTTGTGGATGACCAGTATATTAAAAAAGTAAACAAGAGATATCTTCGCCGTACTACCGTAACTGATGTAATTTCGTTTGAATATGATAATGTTGTTGGTGATGTGGTTCTCGGGGATGTTATTGTTTCTGTTGAACGAGCATTACACCAGTCAAAACGCTACAGAAAAGAGTTTTCTGAAGAAGTATGTCTTTATATAATTCATGGTATTTTGCATCTTACAGGTTATGATGATACATCAAAGGTAAAAGCGTCTCGCATGAAAAAAAGAGAAGCAGAATTGATAAAATTAATTAAAGAATTACATGGTGAAGATGTTTTTGATAAGATAGCACGATTATTGATTGAAAAATAAAAGCGTGTATACTTGTAGTAAACTGGTGCCTATAATGAAAATACATTTATTTTTTGAAGGATTTAATAATGCAATAGAAGGGATTATCTATGTTCTTAAAACACAAAAGAACATGAGATTCCATTTTATTGCCGGGTTTGTAGTTCTTATTGTAAGCATATTTATGGGGTTAGATAGCCGGGAGTATCTATTTTTGTGTTGTGCAATTGGATTAGTTCTGTTTGCTGAAATGATAAATACAGCAATAGAGCTTACAATAGATCTTATCGGTGACGCGTATCATCCTCTTGCTCGCGTTGCAAAAGATGTCGCTGCGGGAGCGGTATTTATTGCGGCTCTGTTTGCAGTAGTGGTGGCATATCTTGTTTTGTCTCCACACTTTGTTGAGCCTATTCAGATTGGTATTCATAAAATAAAAACATCTCCATGGCATCTGTCATTTATTGCGCTCATTCTTGTTATTACGCTAACAATACTTGCGAAATTATTTCTTCACAGGGGAACGCCGTTACATGGTGGAATGCCAAGCGGACATTCTGCAATAGCTTTTTCAATATGGACAATAGCATCACTTGTGTCAGGATCGCCGCTTATAGTAATACTAGTGTTTATATTAGCTTCAATAGTTGCATTTGGTAGGTTTTTTCAAAAAGTGCATACATTTTATGAGGTGCTTGTAGGTGCAGGATTAGGTATAATTGCAACATTACTTGTTTTTCAAGTATATACTACGGTAACACAATAAAAAAGGATTTGGCATGGCCATCACAAAAGATGATGTATTATATGTAGCGGAGTTAGCGCGTTTAGAATTGAGTGAAGAGGAAATAGAGCTTTTCACAAAACAACTGGGGTCAATCTTAGAGTATGTTGATACATTGAATAAACTTGATTTAGAGGGTGTCGAGCCAACTGCACATATCGCACCTGTCAGAAATGTTGACAGAGATGATGTGTGTCATGAAAATGTGCCTGACGATATAATATTTGATAATGCTCCCGAAGAGCATGAAAAACTGTTTATGGTTCCGAAGATAATAGAGTAACGCGGTAATTATAAGATATAACAAGGTGTTTTTACTATGATTGATATAGCGAAACTTTCAGCACATGAAATAAGAGATATGGTTTCACGTAAAGAAATCACTGCGCAAGAAATTCTTGACCTATATTTCCGTCAAATTGAGAAATGTGATTCAAAGGTAGGTGGGTATGTCCGCTTATTATCAGAATCTGCTTATGGTGCGGCTAAAAAGGTAGATGAAAAGGTTGCACAAGGCCTACCGGTAGGTTTGCTTGCAGGTGTGCCAATAGCAATTAAAGATAACATGGTTATTAAAGGTGAAGAAGTTACGTGTGCATCAAAAATTCTTGAAGGGTATCGATCTCCATATGATGCTACGGTTATTAAAAAAATCGGAGCTCAAGATGGTATTGTTATTGGGAAAGCAAATCTTGATGAATTTGCAATGGGTTCTTCAACTGAGAATTCTTGTTATAACCCGACGCATAATCCATGGGATCTTGAACGAGTGCCAGGTGGTTCAAGCGGTGGGTCAGCGGCAATTATTGCTGCACGTGAAGCTGCACTTGCTTTAGGCTCTGATACTGGGGGGTCAATACGCCAACCTGCTTCACTGTGCGGTGTTATTGGAATGAAACCAACGTATGGAAGAGTGTCACGGTATGGACTTGTTGCATTTGCCTCTTCGCTTGACCAGATAGGTCCTTTTGCACATAATATGAAAGATTGCGCTCTTATGCTTAATGTGATATCCGGCTATGATGCGAGTGATTCAACATCCATAAAACAAGATGTGCCAAATTATCTTGAATCGTTAGAAAAAAGTGTTAAGGGCTTAAAGGTAGGTGTTCCTAAAGAATATTTCCAATCAGGACTTGATAAAGGAGTCAGTGCAAAAATACATGAGGCAATAAATGTTTTGCAATCACTCGGTGTTGAACTGGTCGATATATCTTTACCTCATACAGAATATGCAATTGCGACTTATTATATCATTGCAACAGCTGAGGCAAGCTCAAACTTAGCACGATATGACGGTGTGCAGTATGGGTACAGGTCTGCGGAAGATTCAAAGGATGCTCTAATCGGTATGTATAAACATTCTCGGTCAAAAGGTTTTGGCGCAGAAGTTAAAAGAAGGATTATGCTTGGAACGTATGTGTTAAGCTCAGGGTATTATGACGCGTACTACTTAAAAGCCCAGCGTGTAAGAACTCTTATGATTAAGGATTTTGAAGACGCCTTTAAAAAGTGTGATTGCATCATAACTCCGACATCACCAACTTGTGCATTTAAAATAGGGGAAAAATCATCAGATCCGTTAGAGATGTATCTTTCAGATATTTGTACAATATCTGCAAATTTGGCAGGGATACCGGCTCTGAGTGTTCCGTGCGGTTTTGTTGATAATCTTCCGGTTGGCCTTCAATTGCTTGGAAAATATTTAGATGAAGAAACATTGTTAAGGGTAGGATCTGCGTTTGAATTAAATACTGATTATCATTGTAAAATACCTGATATTGTTAAGTAAAGAACGTTTAGCGGTTCTCGGTTTGCGCTGAGCGCGAAAGCAAAAAAAACGGTGAGAATATATGGAATACGAAGCGGTAATTGGACTTGAAGTACACGTCCAATTAAAAACTAAGTCGAAGATGTTTTGTGGCTGCCCAACTGTTTTTGGCGCACAGCCAAATACGCAAGTATGCCCTGTGTGTTTGGGTTTGCCGGGTGTTTTGCCTGTTGTGAACAAAAAAGCTGTGATTGCAACAATTAAAACAGGACTTATGCTTGGGTCAACCATTTCACATTTCAGTAAGTTCGATAGAAAAAATTACTATTATCCGGATTTACCAAAGAATTATCAGGTTTCACAGTTTGATAAACCTCTTTGTTTAGGGGGGAGTATTGATGTTGAACTTGATGGCGTAGGGAAGTCAATAGGTGTTACCCGCGTACATTTAGAAGAAGACGCCGGAAAATTAACGCATATGGACGTATTAGGGAAAAGTGGTGTTGATTTTAATCGGACAGGTATTCCGCTTATGGAAATAGTCAGTGAACCGGATATGCATACACCGGAAGAAGCTTTTGAATACCTCAAAGCCGTCAAACAGATTATTACATATCTTGAAGTGTCGGATTGCAATATGGAAGAGGGTAGCCTGCGATGCGATGCGAATGTATCTATACGCCCTGTAGGAGAAACCAAGCTTGGCACAAAAGCAGAAGTGAAGAACATGAATTCGTTTAGCAATGTGAGAAAAGCGCTTACCTTTGAAATTGATCGCTTAAAAGAATGTGTTTCTCGCAATGAGAGGATTATACAGGAAACGCGGTTGTGGGATGTAACGACACAAAAAACATTTTCTATGAGATCGAAGGAAGAGGCGCATGACTATAGGTATTTTCCTGAACCTGATTTAGTGCCAATGCAGTTTAGTGACGAGTATATTGAGTCAATAAGAGCAACAATTCCTGAAATGCCTGCTGAAAGAAAAGAGAGATTTATACAGAAATACGGGCTTAATGATTATACTGCAGGAGTTATGACAAGTGAAAAAGCGATTGCTGATTATTTTGAGCAATGTACATCTCAATTTTCTGATTTTACCATGGTTGCCAATTGGATAATGGGGGATCTTTTAAGAGATCTTAACGAGAACAATATAGCAATTAACATGTCTCCGGTAAGCACGTCAATGCTTGTAGATATGCTGAAACTTATAGAAAATAAGACAATAAGCGGTAAAATAGCAAAAGATGTTTTTGTAGATATGTTTAAAACAGGCAAACAAGCGAAAATAATTGTTAAAGAAAAAGGTCTTATGCAAATCACTGATGAGTCTGCAATAAGGGATATCGCAAAAGATGTGATAGCTCATAATAAAGCGAGTGCCGAAGATTATAGAAAAGGGAAGAAACAGGCGATCGGATTTTTGGTCGGGCAGGTGATGAAGGCGACAAAAGGTAAGGCAAATCCGCAGCTTGTGAATAAAATGCTGGTAGAAGAAATTGAAAAAAGTGAATAATAGCTAGAGTGTTTATAAGTATATAATGGAACGAGAGGTGGTGTATGGCGCTTTTTGGAAAATCAAAGCTGAAAGTTGCAAAAAGAAATATCCCGGACGGTGTTTTTACAAAATGTACCGGATGTCATGAAATGATATATACAAAAGAAATTGTACAGGCATGTAAAACATGTCCAAAATGTGATTACCATTTTACAATGACTGCTACGGAACGTATTTCGCTATTGATTGATGAAGGAACCTTTCATGAAATTGATACAAATATTGACTCGTGTGATCCCCTCGAATTTACCGGGGTTAAGTCGTATATTGAAAAAATTAAAGAAGATAAGCAACGGACCGGTTTGAAAGAAGCAGTTATTACCGGACAGGGAAAGATAAATGGCGTTGACACCATGTTTGGTGTTACTGACTCACGTTTTATTATGGGAAGTATGGGGTCAGTCGTTGGAGAAAAAATTACGCGTCTTATTGAACGCGGAATAGAAAAAAATCTTCCTGTTATTATGGTTTCCGGTTCCGGTGGGGGTGCACGTATGTATGAGGGATGTTTATCATTAATGCAAATGGCGAAAACGAGCGGTGCGTTATCAAAACTATCTGAGAAGGGATTACTCTATGTATCAGTTATGACAAATCCAACAATGGCAGGAATCATGGCAAGTTTTGCGTCGCTAGGAGATGTTATGATAGCCGAACCCGGTGCTTTGATGGGTTTTGCAGGGCCGCGTGTAATTAAACAGACCATAAATCAGGATTTACCCGCAGGTTTTCAAACAAGTGAATTCATGCTTGAAAAAGGTTTTCTTGACATGATTATACATAGAAAAGAGCTAAAATCGCAATTAGAGTCTCTCCTTTTATTTTTTAATAAAAATAATGGGAGTTACCAGAATAAACTAAATACTAATATCTAAATTCTAAACAAATTCTAAATACAAAATCCAAAAGGTCCCATTCAGGGACTAAAACCAGGGAAAACATGAGTAAATTTCTTGGGAGACAAAGACTAAAAAAACAAAAGATACAAAAAGTTAAAGACGATTCACGAGATACGATTCACGAATAACGGCTTTATAATGAGGTGCTTTATCAAAAACGCCGCAAATGTAGTGTTGTACGGTGATGTGCTTACAGAAAAAGGACTATGCAAAAACAGTTTTATTGTAACTACAAATAATAGAATTGTATCGATTTCTTCTCGCAAACCTTCTCAAAAAACGATTTCAGAGTCTAAGTGGTATAACTGTTCAGGGAAAATGATCCTGCCCGGATTTATTGATACGCATGTACATGGTATTGGTGAATACGATGTGTCTTTAGGCGGTTATGAAAACGCTATTTTAATGGGTAAACACATGGCAAAGCATGGTGTTACCGGTTTTCTCTATACTTTTTGTACGATGAGAGAGGCTGTACTCATAGAAAACATTAAGAAGGTAGCTGTAGCTTCTAAACAAAAAACTAATGATGGTGCGCGAATACTGGGGATACATCTGGAGGGCCCATTTATTAACAAGATGAAAGCAGGCGCTCAAAATGTGCGGGATATAAAGAAACCCCATCTTGTGTCGATGCAAAAATACGTAGAATGTTCTCAGGGACTTATTAAGATAGTAACATTAGCCCCTGAAGTAAACGGGGCAGATATATTGATACGCTATTTAAGGAAGAATCATATAGTGCCAGGATGCGGTCATTCATCGGTAACGTATGAAGATGCACGTAAAGCGATAAAAAATGGAGTGTGTTATGCCACACACCTGGGGAATGCAATGACAACCATCCACCATAGATATCCAGGTGCTGTAGGTGCATTTTTATTAGATAAAGATGCATATGTAGAAATAATTCCGGATGGTGTTCACTTGCACCCTGCTTTTATAAAGCTTGTTATGGGTGTTAAGGAGATAGATAAGGTTATAGGTGTTACAGATAGTTTGCAGGGTATTTCAGATAAATGTACATCCTTTATGTTCGGAGGAAAAAAGACATATAAACTAAAAGACCGGTACGCGCATAAAAATGGAACATTAGCGGGTAGCTCGTTGACAATGGATAATGCTCTAAGAAACATTATTAATTTTACTGGGAAAGATGTCTCAAATAGTGTAAAATTGATAACAATAAATCCTGCAAAAGCACTCGGAATAGAAAAGAAAAAAGGGTCACTTGCAGTCGGTAAGGATGCAGATATAGTTGTTGTTGATAAAAAATTCAATGTGCAGCTAACAATGGTAGAAGGGCGTACTGTATATAAAAAATAAACCGTAATGTGTAATCCTATTAAAATTATACAAGGTAGTTACTAATGGCAAAGGAGTAGTACTATGTGCGGAATTATAGGATATGTGGGAAAGAAAAATGCTGTTCCCATAATTTTAGAGGGATTAAAAAATTTGGAATATCGCGGCTATGATTCAGCGGGTGTTTCAGTTATTAATAGTAAGGGTAAAATTGAAACGAGAAAAGAAGTTGGTGTATTAGCTCATTTATGTGCCTCGGTAAAAAAGAGGCCAATAGCGGGCACAATAGGAATAGGGCATACGCGCTGGGCAACACATGGCATTCCCTCACAGTTGAACTGTCATCCTCATAGCGATTCCTCAAATACAATAAAGGTTGTTCATAATGGTATTATTGAAAACTTTAAAGATCTCAAAGACGAACTGATTTCAAAAGGACATTTCTTTAAAACTGAAACTGATACAGAAGTAATTCCTCATCTTATAGAAGAGGAATTAAAAAAAGGATCAAAAACAATCGAATTAGCATTACGCAAAGTAACAACGCAATTACAGGGCTCTTTCGCGTTAGGTATATTCAGTTTAGACGAACCACATAAACTTATAGCGGTAAGGCAGGGAAGTCCGCTCATTATAGGGGTAGGAAAAGACGAGCATTATATATCAAGTGACGTATACGCAATTATGGATCATACGCGTAAAATAATTTATCTTAATGACGGTGAGATTATCGTTTTAACATCAAATAATTATAAAATTACGGATTTTAAAGGCAGGCGTATAGAACCTGTTATAAAAAATGTTACCTGGGATAAAAATTCTATAGACAAAGGTGGCTATGAAAAGTATATGCTTAAAGAAATCCATGAACAACCAACGATTATCAGGCAGAATATAAGTATTAGGGTCCCAAAATTAAAAATGGGGGTCAGATTCGATGATCTGGGGATCCCTGATAGTGTTCTCAAAAATATAAATAAGGTATATATTGTTTCGTGTGGTACTGCGTATTATGCCGGATACACCGGGAAATACCTTCTTGAACATTTCACATCGCTTCCGGTTGAAACGGATCTTGCTAGTGAGTTTCGTTACAGGAAACCTAAACTGCTTAATAAAAACACCCTCATTGTTGCGGTATCACAATCAGGGGAAACGGCAGATACGTTGGCAAGTATTCGTGAAGCAAAAGAAAAAGGATGTCGTGTCTTGGCAATATGTAACGTTGTGGGCAGCACTCTGACCAGAGAAAGTGATGGAGTTATATACATAAATGCCGGGCCTGAGATATCTGTAGCATCAACAAAAGCGTATACAGCACAGCTTCTTTCACTGTATTTATTTACGATTTATCTTGCAAGGTTAAAAAATGAAATGAGTCAGGGTAAAGCACGTAAGCTTATTAAAGAATTACAGCTCGTACCGGACAAAATGGAAGAAATATTCCGTAACGAGTCTTATATAATAAATGTAGCTAAAAAATATCACAAAGCACAAAGCTCATTTTATCTTGGGCGCGGATTTAATTATCCGAATGCCCTTGAAGGAGCATTGAAAAATAAAGAGATATCATATATGCATGCGGAAGGTTATGCGGCAGGAGAGATGAAGCATGGGCCAATTGCGCTCATTGATAAATCATTTCCTGTTATATGTCTGACTACTAAGGGAAGTACTTATGATAAAATGATTTCTAATATAAAAGAAGTTGAAGCACGGAAAGGAAGAATCATAGCTCTTGCAACAGAAGGAGACAAAGGAATTAAGAGTATAGCTGAAACAGTGATCTATGTTCCTGAAACAATGGAAGAAATATCCCCGCTAATAAATATTATCCCGTTACAATTATTAGCTTTTTATATCGCTGAATTCAAGGGATGTGATATCGACAAACCAAGGAATCTGGCAAAAAGTGTTACCGTAGAGTAAGTAATAAAAACTAAAATAGTATGTACCGAATTAATATTTTTTTGACTATTTCTTATAGCTTAAAACTTTTTAAGATAGTTCTGTAATCTCGAACATTTTAATTTTTCTGTCAAGCCTATTGCGTGAAATCTTTAATATTTTGGCTGTTTTTGATTTATTCCATTTGAGTTCATTTAATATATTTAAAATGTGTTGTTTCTCAATGTCATCGAGTGATGTCAGACTCGTTTGAATGGTAGTTTTTGGCTGATATATTTCTGATGGAAGATGATCTGGAACAAGGACATCACCTGATCCAAGAACGACTGCTCGTTCAATAATATTTTTTAATTCTCTTACATTTCCCGGCCAATCATAATTCTGCATTATAGTTAATGCTTTTGGATCTATTTTTCTTACTTTACGGCCAATCTCTCTACTATTGAGGTCAAGAAAGAATTCTGCCAGTGGGGGGATATCGTCTCTGCGTTCACGGAGTGATGGAACATAAATTTCAATTACTTTCAGGCGATAATAAAGATCTTCACGAAAACGTCCATCTAGGATAGCTTTTTCAAGATTTTCATTTGTTGCGGACATAATGCGAACATCCACTTTTATTGTTTCTGTGCCGCCGACGCGTTCAAATTCACGTTCCTGTAATACTCGTAAAAGTTTTATTTGCGTGCTCTGTGAAAGAGAACCAATTTCATCAAGAAATATTGTGCCTTTGTTTGCGATTTCAAACCTTCCGATTTTACGCGCGCTTGCACCGGTGAAAGAGCCTTTTTCATGCCCAAAAAGTTCGCTTTCAAGCAGTGTTTCAGTCAGGACAGAACAGTTTACAATAATGAAATGTTGCCCGGCACGGGGGCTATTATTATGAATTGTTTTTGCTACAAGTTCCTTTCCAACGCCGCTTTCTCCGCGAATAAGTAACGTAGATTGGTTGTTTCTGACCTTCTCAATGATTTCAAAAATCTTTTTTATCGGTGGGGAATTGCCAATAATATCGTGTTTGAGAGATAAAATTTGTTTTAAATTTTTGTTCTCTTGATTGAGGTCCTCATGCATTTTAGCATTATCGATAGCAATCGCTGATTGATTTGCAACTGTTCCAAGTATTTGCATATCTTCATCTGAAAAAGAATGACCATCAACTTTATTGATAACTTCAACCGACCCAATAACACGATCATGGAGAGTTAATGGTACGCATAGTATATTTCTTGTAGGAAAATTTATTTTTTCGCTAATATTTTTTTTAAAACGATCATCTTTAGTAACGTCGGGGACATTGGCTATTTTACCTTCTTTTGCAACCCATCCGGCAATACCTTCACCAATCTTTAATGTGAAATGTTTTATTTCTTCAGATTTTAAACCAGTCGCTGTATTAAAATATAGTCTATTGTTATATTCATCAATGAGGAGAATTGAGCTTGCCTCAGCATTTAAAAGTTTGTTTGCAACATTCATCACAGATTCTAAAACATTCTCAAGTTTTAGCGATGAATTTATTATTGATCCGACTTGGAGCAAGGTATATAAATTTTCACGACTGAGACTGTCATAATTATTGTTTTCCATGTAGCCCTCATTTGGCATTGATTTGAATTAATTATTCCATTTTCTTAGGCGGTATTGTATACTGTTATTTGCTCATATGTCAATAATATACGTGCATTTACATACTATCTAAACACATGAATTATCATATACAT
The sequence above is a segment of the Candidatus Ancaeobacter aquaticus genome. Coding sequences within it:
- the gatA gene encoding Asp-tRNA(Asn)/Glu-tRNA(Gln) amidotransferase subunit GatA, giving the protein MIDIAKLSAHEIRDMVSRKEITAQEILDLYFRQIEKCDSKVGGYVRLLSESAYGAAKKVDEKVAQGLPVGLLAGVPIAIKDNMVIKGEEVTCASKILEGYRSPYDATVIKKIGAQDGIVIGKANLDEFAMGSSTENSCYNPTHNPWDLERVPGGSSGGSAAIIAAREAALALGSDTGGSIRQPASLCGVIGMKPTYGRVSRYGLVAFASSLDQIGPFAHNMKDCALMLNVISGYDASDSTSIKQDVPNYLESLEKSVKGLKVGVPKEYFQSGLDKGVSAKIHEAINVLQSLGVELVDISLPHTEYAIATYYIIATAEASSNLARYDGVQYGYRSAEDSKDALIGMYKHSRSKGFGAEVKRRIMLGTYVLSSGYYDAYYLKAQRVRTLMIKDFEDAFKKCDCIITPTSPTCAFKIGEKSSDPLEMYLSDICTISANLAGIPALSVPCGFVDNLPVGLQLLGKYLDEETLLRVGSAFELNTDYHCKIPDIVK
- a CDS encoding diacylglycerol kinase codes for the protein MKIHLFFEGFNNAIEGIIYVLKTQKNMRFHFIAGFVVLIVSIFMGLDSREYLFLCCAIGLVLFAEMINTAIELTIDLIGDAYHPLARVAKDVAAGAVFIAALFAVVVAYLVLSPHFVEPIQIGIHKIKTSPWHLSFIALILVITLTILAKLFLHRGTPLHGGMPSGHSAIAFSIWTIASLVSGSPLIVILVFILASIVAFGRFFQKVHTFYEVLVGAGLGIIATLLVFQVYTTVTQ
- the accD gene encoding acetyl-CoA carboxylase, carboxyltransferase subunit beta, with translation MALFGKSKLKVAKRNIPDGVFTKCTGCHEMIYTKEIVQACKTCPKCDYHFTMTATERISLLIDEGTFHEIDTNIDSCDPLEFTGVKSYIEKIKEDKQRTGLKEAVITGQGKINGVDTMFGVTDSRFIMGSMGSVVGEKITRLIERGIEKNLPVIMVSGSGGGARMYEGCLSLMQMAKTSGALSKLSEKGLLYVSVMTNPTMAGIMASFASLGDVMIAEPGALMGFAGPRVIKQTINQDLPAGFQTSEFMLEKGFLDMIIHRKELKSQLESLLLFFNKNNGSYQNKLNTNI
- a CDS encoding sigma-54-dependent Fis family transcriptional regulator — encoded protein: MENNNYDSLSRENLYTLLQVGSIINSSLKLENVLESVMNVANKLLNAEASSILLIDEYNNRLYFNTATGLKSEEIKHFTLKIGEGIAGWVAKEGKIANVPDVTKDDRFKKNISEKINFPTRNILCVPLTLHDRVIGSVEVINKVDGHSFSDEDMQILGTVANQSAIAIDNAKMHEDLNQENKNLKQILSLKHDIIGNSPPIKKIFEIIEKVRNNQSTLLIRGESGVGKELVAKTIHNNSPRAGQHFIIVNCSVLTETLLESELFGHEKGSFTGASARKIGRFEIANKGTIFLDEIGSLSQSTQIKLLRVLQEREFERVGGTETIKVDVRIMSATNENLEKAILDGRFREDLYYRLKVIEIYVPSLRERRDDIPPLAEFFLDLNSREIGRKVRKIDPKALTIMQNYDWPGNVRELKNIIERAVVLGSGDVLVPDHLPSEIYQPKTTIQTSLTSLDDIEKQHILNILNELKWNKSKTAKILKISRNRLDRKIKMFEITELS
- the ybeY gene encoding rRNA maturation RNase YbeY, with the translated sequence MVRKNIIIKNIQRFARMNSVLLQKVISFVLDKEKIKDKELTLLLVDDQYIKKVNKRYLRRTTVTDVISFEYDNVVGDVVLGDVIVSVERALHQSKRYRKEFSEEVCLYIIHGILHLTGYDDTSKVKASRMKKREAELIKLIKELHGEDVFDKIARLLIEK
- the glmS gene encoding glutamine--fructose-6-phosphate transaminase (isomerizing), whose translation is MCGIIGYVGKKNAVPIILEGLKNLEYRGYDSAGVSVINSKGKIETRKEVGVLAHLCASVKKRPIAGTIGIGHTRWATHGIPSQLNCHPHSDSSNTIKVVHNGIIENFKDLKDELISKGHFFKTETDTEVIPHLIEEELKKGSKTIELALRKVTTQLQGSFALGIFSLDEPHKLIAVRQGSPLIIGVGKDEHYISSDVYAIMDHTRKIIYLNDGEIIVLTSNNYKITDFKGRRIEPVIKNVTWDKNSIDKGGYEKYMLKEIHEQPTIIRQNISIRVPKLKMGVRFDDLGIPDSVLKNINKVYIVSCGTAYYAGYTGKYLLEHFTSLPVETDLASEFRYRKPKLLNKNTLIVAVSQSGETADTLASIREAKEKGCRVLAICNVVGSTLTRESDGVIYINAGPEISVASTKAYTAQLLSLYLFTIYLARLKNEMSQGKARKLIKELQLVPDKMEEIFRNESYIINVAKKYHKAQSSFYLGRGFNYPNALEGALKNKEISYMHAEGYAAGEMKHGPIALIDKSFPVICLTTKGSTYDKMISNIKEVEARKGRIIALATEGDKGIKSIAETVIYVPETMEEISPLINIIPLQLLAFYIAEFKGCDIDKPRNLAKSVTVE
- the nagA gene encoding N-acetylglucosamine-6-phosphate deacetylase — its product is MRCFIKNAANVVLYGDVLTEKGLCKNSFIVTTNNRIVSISSRKPSQKTISESKWYNCSGKMILPGFIDTHVHGIGEYDVSLGGYENAILMGKHMAKHGVTGFLYTFCTMREAVLIENIKKVAVASKQKTNDGARILGIHLEGPFINKMKAGAQNVRDIKKPHLVSMQKYVECSQGLIKIVTLAPEVNGADILIRYLRKNHIVPGCGHSSVTYEDARKAIKNGVCYATHLGNAMTTIHHRYPGAVGAFLLDKDAYVEIIPDGVHLHPAFIKLVMGVKEIDKVIGVTDSLQGISDKCTSFMFGGKKTYKLKDRYAHKNGTLAGSSLTMDNALRNIINFTGKDVSNSVKLITINPAKALGIEKKKGSLAVGKDADIVVVDKKFNVQLTMVEGRTVYKK
- the gatC gene encoding Asp-tRNA(Asn)/Glu-tRNA(Gln) amidotransferase subunit GatC, which gives rise to MAITKDDVLYVAELARLELSEEEIELFTKQLGSILEYVDTLNKLDLEGVEPTAHIAPVRNVDRDDVCHENVPDDIIFDNAPEEHEKLFMVPKIIE
- the gatB gene encoding Asp-tRNA(Asn)/Glu-tRNA(Gln) amidotransferase subunit GatB; amino-acid sequence: MEYEAVIGLEVHVQLKTKSKMFCGCPTVFGAQPNTQVCPVCLGLPGVLPVVNKKAVIATIKTGLMLGSTISHFSKFDRKNYYYPDLPKNYQVSQFDKPLCLGGSIDVELDGVGKSIGVTRVHLEEDAGKLTHMDVLGKSGVDFNRTGIPLMEIVSEPDMHTPEEAFEYLKAVKQIITYLEVSDCNMEEGSLRCDANVSIRPVGETKLGTKAEVKNMNSFSNVRKALTFEIDRLKECVSRNERIIQETRLWDVTTQKTFSMRSKEEAHDYRYFPEPDLVPMQFSDEYIESIRATIPEMPAERKERFIQKYGLNDYTAGVMTSEKAIADYFEQCTSQFSDFTMVANWIMGDLLRDLNENNIAINMSPVSTSMLVDMLKLIENKTISGKIAKDVFVDMFKTGKQAKIIVKEKGLMQITDESAIRDIAKDVIAHNKASAEDYRKGKKQAIGFLVGQVMKATKGKANPQLVNKMLVEEIEKSE